One genomic window of Hydra vulgaris chromosome 03, alternate assembly HydraT2T_AEP includes the following:
- the LOC100200780 gene encoding E2F-associated phosphoprotein isoform X2, with protein sequence MNDDYLDFNDQDSDIGDCLTSSDDEGDLLFIVKDGKDVLRCTNEDSEVTLNTNVSNENLLYDPNIDKDNENWMKRKRTYGKQDESNSNANKVSTSDAMLSCPACLTTVCVDCQRHDVYKHQFRAMFVMNCRIDLNQYLRYENKNISKKRRKKYGPGKLIPCEQSIASFRDSVEIIYTEDKNENQSSTNKLNISDKLSEQYKREEVYNPVKCDICATEIAVYDSQEVYHFFNVIESIA encoded by the exons TTCTGATGATGAAGGAGATCTGCTTTTCATTGTGAAAGATGGAAAAGATGTATTACGGTGTACAAATG AGGATAGTGAAGTCACACTAAATACAAATGTTTCAAATGAAAATCTCTTGTATGACCCAAATATTGACAAAGACAACGAAAACTGgatgaaaagaaaaagaacttaTGGCAAAcaag atgaatCAAATTCAAATGCAAATAAAGTTTCTACAAGTGATGCTATGCTCAGTTGTCCAGCTTGTTTAACAACTGTTTGTGTTGATTGTCAACG ACACGATGTTTACAAGCATCAATTTCGTGCTATGTTTGTTATGAACTGCCGCATCGATCTTAACCAATACCTTCGTTacgaaaacaaaaacatttctaaaaaacGGAGAAAAAAATACGGTCCTGGAAAACTAATACCTTGTGAACAATCTATCGCATCGTTTCGTGACTCCgttgaaataatttataccGAAGACAAAAACGAAAATCAAAGCTCaacaaataaactaaatatatccGATAAGCTAAGTGAACAATATAAACGCGAAGAAGTTTATAATCCAGTTAAATGCGATATTTGCGCAACAGAAATCGCAGTTTACGACTCTCAAGAAGTATATCATTTTTTCAACGTCATTGAAAGTATAgcctaa